The following proteins are co-located in the Sandaracinaceae bacterium genome:
- a CDS encoding AEC family transporter, giving the protein MELWLAALALGAPILLGASAGAVRLFPDPNAAVDHLNRYALYFAFPALVFRGLVDADFALPTEPGFWLLIPLVLAVSALTVRALFPEEAPTLALIVAFGNVAYLGLPVVEQVLGEDALGLAAVAVAVHVTLALSVGPLLLLRWSGRGDGFAESAKALARQPLLWAPVAGLAAHALPGDARSLLDTMLVDTVIEPLGRSAAPVALFLLGLYLFTQRARLRRIEGGDVVHLGVKLLFLPALSFGVAFGFHSVGWLTPAQAQVLCLLAAMPAAITTFAISQQLGVGAERTSRAIVATSVLSIVTIPVASWLALTWVAGW; this is encoded by the coding sequence GTGGAGCTCTGGCTCGCTGCGCTGGCGCTGGGCGCGCCCATCCTCCTCGGAGCCTCGGCGGGCGCCGTCCGGCTCTTCCCCGATCCGAACGCGGCCGTCGATCACCTGAACCGGTACGCGCTCTACTTCGCGTTCCCGGCCCTGGTCTTCCGTGGGCTCGTGGACGCGGACTTCGCGCTCCCGACCGAGCCCGGCTTCTGGCTCCTCATCCCGCTCGTGCTCGCCGTGAGCGCGCTGACCGTCAGAGCCCTCTTCCCCGAGGAGGCGCCGACCCTCGCGCTGATCGTCGCGTTCGGCAACGTCGCCTACCTCGGCCTGCCCGTCGTGGAGCAGGTGCTCGGCGAAGACGCGCTCGGGCTCGCGGCCGTCGCGGTCGCCGTGCACGTGACCCTCGCGCTGAGCGTCGGCCCGCTGCTCTTGCTCCGCTGGAGCGGGCGCGGGGACGGCTTCGCAGAGAGCGCGAAGGCCCTGGCCAGGCAGCCCCTCCTCTGGGCGCCGGTGGCGGGACTCGCGGCGCACGCGCTGCCGGGTGACGCGCGGAGCCTCCTCGACACGATGCTCGTCGACACGGTGATCGAGCCGCTCGGCCGCTCGGCCGCGCCGGTCGCGCTCTTCTTGCTCGGGCTCTACCTCTTCACCCAGCGCGCGCGGCTGCGGCGCATCGAGGGCGGCGACGTCGTGCACCTCGGCGTGAAGCTGCTCTTCCTCCCCGCGCTCAGCTTCGGCGTCGCGTTCGGCTTCCACTCGGTGGGCTGGCTGACGCCCGCGCAGGCCCAGGTGCTCTGCCTGCTCGCCGCCATGCCGGCCGCGATCACCACCTTCGCCATCTCCCAGCAGCTCGGCGTCGGCGCGGAGCGGACCAGCCGCGCCATCGTCGCCACCAGCGTGCTCTCGATCGTCACGATCCCCGTCGCGAGCTGGCTCGCCCTCACCTGGGTCGCCGGCTGGTGA
- a CDS encoding protein kinase, producing MAGLEDRLIGGRYRIIRKIAEGGMGAVYEAKHHMSHKTVALKILFEHVAKDEAAKQRFLREVGAPAQIGHEGIVEIYDAGFDSQDGSPFVAMELLDGAPLRDRLAGGPVPTAQLIDWFEQILDPLAAAHDVGIVHRDLKPENIFLQRKKDGTEVMKILDFGIAREMDGQKQSVTHTGIAMGTPHYMAPEQAMSAKGVGPAADVWALGAMLYEALCGKTPFDGETASAIVVNACTKPHPPLSAVAPHVPDPLARLVDRCLAKEPSQRPQNAAQMLEELRRARGASAGMPPTSGAPDRGRVPQTAVLQTPQAGAFQTGPAAFGSAPGTHAPSYASSPGSHGGFGSAPGTPPPSYGSSPGYGSAPSYGAAPSQPGWGTASPGTMAAQPKRGGGGGLALGLVAAVLLGGLLLVGGGIVVAVVLLSSDTEEEDGYAGSIGTVTVQSDVATGELIVDGSSRGTIVSGQQVRIEQGPHTLEIRERGVVVARGTVQVQAGQTTAVRLDRSSVPQPQTNVMQPGQTLTGTLQQGDQVRSGGEFVDVYQFDWPASGTVGIHLTSPSVDTYLIVVSPSGQQWTDDDGGGGLNSRLTLNLTEAGRWQVQASSFSTATGPYTLQITGP from the coding sequence TTGGCAGGGCTCGAAGATCGGCTCATCGGCGGTCGCTACCGCATCATTCGCAAGATCGCCGAGGGCGGCATGGGCGCGGTGTACGAAGCCAAGCACCACATGTCGCACAAGACGGTGGCGCTCAAGATCCTCTTCGAGCACGTGGCCAAGGACGAGGCGGCCAAGCAGCGCTTCCTGCGCGAGGTCGGCGCGCCCGCCCAGATCGGGCACGAGGGGATCGTCGAGATCTACGACGCGGGCTTCGACTCGCAGGACGGCTCGCCGTTCGTCGCGATGGAGCTGCTCGACGGGGCGCCGCTCCGCGATCGGCTCGCGGGGGGGCCCGTGCCCACGGCCCAGCTCATCGACTGGTTCGAGCAGATCCTCGACCCGCTCGCGGCCGCGCACGACGTCGGCATCGTGCACCGCGACCTGAAGCCCGAGAACATCTTCTTGCAGCGCAAGAAGGACGGCACCGAGGTCATGAAGATCCTCGACTTCGGGATCGCACGCGAGATGGACGGGCAGAAGCAGAGCGTGACCCACACCGGCATCGCGATGGGCACGCCGCACTACATGGCGCCCGAGCAGGCGATGAGCGCGAAGGGGGTGGGGCCGGCCGCCGACGTCTGGGCGCTCGGCGCGATGCTCTACGAGGCGCTCTGCGGCAAGACGCCGTTCGACGGAGAGACGGCGAGCGCGATCGTCGTCAACGCGTGCACCAAGCCTCACCCGCCGCTGTCCGCGGTGGCGCCGCACGTGCCCGACCCGCTCGCGCGGCTGGTCGACCGGTGCCTGGCGAAGGAGCCCTCGCAGCGGCCGCAGAACGCGGCCCAGATGCTGGAGGAGCTCCGGCGGGCGCGCGGGGCGTCGGCCGGCATGCCGCCGACCTCGGGCGCGCCCGATCGAGGGCGGGTGCCGCAGACCGCGGTGCTCCAGACGCCGCAGGCCGGCGCGTTCCAGACGGGCCCCGCCGCGTTCGGGAGCGCCCCGGGCACCCACGCGCCGAGCTACGCCTCGTCCCCCGGCTCACACGGCGGCTTCGGGAGCGCGCCGGGCACGCCGCCGCCCTCGTACGGCTCGTCGCCCGGCTATGGATCGGCGCCCAGCTACGGCGCGGCCCCCTCACAGCCAGGCTGGGGCACCGCTTCGCCGGGGACCATGGCGGCGCAGCCCAAGAGAGGCGGAGGCGGCGGGCTCGCGCTCGGGCTGGTCGCGGCCGTCCTCCTCGGTGGCCTGCTGCTCGTGGGTGGCGGCATCGTGGTCGCGGTGGTGCTCCTCAGCTCCGACACTGAAGAGGAGGACGGCTACGCCGGGTCCATCGGCACGGTGACGGTGCAGAGCGACGTGGCCACCGGCGAGCTCATCGTGGACGGCTCGTCGCGCGGCACGATCGTCTCGGGCCAGCAGGTCCGGATCGAGCAGGGGCCGCACACGCTCGAGATCCGCGAGCGTGGCGTGGTGGTGGCCCGCGGAACGGTCCAGGTGCAGGCCGGTCAGACGACGGCCGTGCGGCTCGACCGGAGCAGCGTGCCCCAGCCGCAGACCAACGTGATGCAGCCGGGCCAGACCCTCACCGGCACGTTGCAGCAGGGAGACCAGGTCCGTTCGGGAGGCGAGTTCGTCGACGTCTACCAGTTCGACTGGCCGGCGAGCGGCACCGTCGGCATCCACCTGACCTCGCCCAGCGTGGACACCTACCTCATCGTGGTCTCGCCCTCGGGCCAGCAGTGGACCGACGACGACGGCGGCGGCGGGCTCAACTCCCGGCTCACCCTGAACCTCACCGAAGCGGGACGCTGGCAGGTGCAGGCCAGCTCGTTCTCGACCGCCACCGGGCCCTACACGCTGCAGATCACCGGGCCCTGA